The Paenibacillus spongiae nucleotide sequence GCTTGCCGAACAGGCAGGCGCCATCGAGCTCGGCGGACGGACGTTTAAGGTTGTATTTGTCGAAACGGACGGTGGCATTCCATATGGTGAACAGCGAGGGATTGAAAGGCGAATCGGCATGCAAATACCCGGTAAAGCGGAAATGCGGAAGCCGGAGGCCGTGTTCGGCATCGCGCGCATCAGAGGGAGATGGGTGTTCGGCGAGTGCCGGCAGGGCGAGGCGGTATGGCTGAAGCATAAACAGAAGCCGCAGCCCTACTCGACAGCGCTCGGTACGCGTGTGGCGCGGGCAGTCGTCAATATTGCCGTGCCGGAGCCGGAGGGGGTGCGGGTCGTCGACCCATGCTGCGGGATTGGAACGGTTATTATCGAAGCCTTGTCGATGGGAATGAATATCGAAGGGTTCGATCTGAATCCGTTAGCGGTGCGCGGGGCAAGGGTCAATCTCGCTCATTATGGTATGCCGGACGTTGTCCGCATTGCGGATATACGGTCGCTTGAGGGGAATTACGATACGGCTATCGTAGACCTGCCGTACAATCTATGCTCGGTTATGCCGCCGGAGGAGAGGTTGGACATGCTCAGCAGCGCGAGACGTCTCGCCCGACGTATCGTCATCATAACGACAGAAGTCATAGACGATGATGTCGATCAAGCCGGATTGGTTATCCGCGACCGCTGTGCGGTCCGCAAAGGCCGGTTCGAACGTCAGGTGCTCGTATGCTCTCCTTCCGAGGCATAGCCATCGTATGGCCAGATATTGCCTAACGGGCGTATAGGCTGGAGATGGAAGAGAGCTTTGCGATTTCGTCCGCATCCAACGCGAAGCGCATCGCCTTCACATTCTCCAGCGCTTGATGGGGCTTGGATGCGCCCGGTATAGCGAATACCGTTTCTCCATGTGCGTTTATAAGCCAATTCAGCGCGACTTGGCCTGGCGACGCATCATATTTCGCAGCCAGCTGGTGCAGGAGATCGATAAGGGGCTGTGTCCGCTTCAGTCTCTCCGGCTTGAATGCCGCGGCCCATTTGCGGGGGCCGGAAAGCTGCTTGACCAGCTCCGGATTGCCATGGAATTTGCCCGTCAATAGTCCCTGCTCGAGCGGGGAGTACGCAATAATCGCGACCCCAAGCTCCTTGGCGGTCTCCATAACGCCGTTGCGCTCGATACGCCTGTCGAGCAAGCTGTATTTCACCTGGTTCGACGTCAGGCGGAGTCCAAACTCGCGCAGCGTCCGGTCGGCTTCGCGCATTTTGGCAGCGGAGAAGTTGCTGACGCCCACATGCTTGATCTTACCGGCTTTCACCAGCTTGGCCATCTCGCGCATTTCGCTTGCCGCGGTCGAGAACGAATATGGCTGGTGCACTTGATGGAGATCGATCGGCCAGCCCTTTAGACAGCGCAGTCGATCCTCGATCGTTCCCGATATGCTGGGTGCGGAACGCATGATCGGCCACCATTTTGTCGCGACATGGGCGCTCTTGGCCAGCTCTCCGGCCGCGTTCAGCGCATCGGCAAGCATCCGCTCCGACTGTCCGCCGCCATAGATCTCGGCGGTATCGAACCAATTGATACCGCCCGCAAGGCTGGTGCGGACAATATCCTGAATCGCATCGTCTCCGAGCACAGGCCAGAATTTGCCTACGATCCCGCTGCCTTTGCTGAACTGCCAGCAGCCTAATCCGAGCGGTGAAAGCTGTAAATCAGAATTGCCAAGCCGGCGAAGCTGAATACCGTTCTTCATGATCTTCCCTCACTTTCCAGCATCAATGAATCGGATCTCTTCTCATCATAACGAAAGAAAAGGCCGCATGACAAATGCGACCTTGATTGCATTTCGCTTATAGCGTGATAGGTGAGCGATATAGCTTGTTTAAGCTCCAATAATGGCTTCCATGTCCTGGTGCACGGCAGCGCGAAAAGGGCTGAAGACCAAGCCGCGAACGACTTCGGGCAGGACGATGACCTGGGCATGAACGACTGCCGGCAGGCTGCCGACTAGAGCGCTACCGCCTCGAGAGGCGCTTCGCCAGCCCGATGTCCTTTGCCATGCGGGATGCAGAGCGGCGTTCCGTATATCGGATCGGGAATGATGTGCGACTTCAGGTGGAACACCTTTTCGATCAACTCGGCGTTGATGATATGTTCCGGCTGTCCCTGAGCATATACAGCCTGGTTACGTATAGCGACGATATTATGGGCATAACGGCAGGCCAGGTTGATATCGTGCAGTACCATTACGATCGTCCGCCGCTCGCTCTGATTCAGCTCGAACAGCAGATCGAGCACTTCAATCTGGTGCGTCAGGTCGAGATAGGTCGTGGGCTCATCAAGCAGTATCGTATCGGTATCTTGTGCGAGCGTCATTGCAATCCAAGCGCGCTGGCGCTGTCCCCCGGAGAGCGAGTCTACCGTCCGCTCAGCCAGCTCCGTCATTCCCGTTGCATGCAGCGCCTGCTGTACGCAGCGCTCATCCTCCTTCGACCATTGCTGGAGCCAGCTCTGGTACGGGTAGCGCCCCTGCTTCACAAGCTGAAGTACGGTAAGTCCTTCGGGCGCCGTCGGCCCTTGGGGAAGAATCGCCAGCTGTTTGGCCACTTCTTTGGTCGAGAGACGGGCGATATCTGCGCCATTGAGGATGACGGAGCCGCTTTGGGGCTTCAGCAGCCTGGCCATCGACCGCAGCAGCGTCGATTTCCCGCATCCATTGCTCCCGATGAATACCGAAATCTTGCCCTCAGGTATCGTCAGGTTCAAGTCCTCGAATATATTCGCTCCTCCGTAGGACAAAGTCAGCTTATTCGCTTTAAGTGTGCTCATCTATATTCCCTCCCAGTTTAGGCTTGATTTCGGAACCGGTACAGCATGTATAAGAAGAACGGGGCGCCGATTGCGGCGGTGAAGACGCCCGCCGGTACATCCAGCGGCAGAAAGGCGGTGCGGGCGATCAGATCGGCCAGCAGGAGAAGTATGGCTCCGATCAGCGCGCTTACGGGAAGCAGATTCCCGAAGGACGGGCCGACCAGCTTGCGTGCCATATGCGGCGCCATCAGGCCGATGAAGGATATCGCTCCGCCGATGGCGACCGCAGCCCCTGCGAGGGCGACGCTCAATAGCAGCAGGATCAACCGGTGGCGCTGTACGCGGGCTCCGGCGCTGGTTGCGATTTCGTCGCCCAGCGCCAGCACGTTCACATGGCGCGCTTGCAGCCATGTCAGCGGCAGCAGCACCGCTACCCAAGGCATCAGGTTCATGACATCATTGCTCCAAGAAGCGCCGTATATGCTGCCCGTCATGAAGGTAAGCGATTTGCTCGCCAGAATGAGCGGGCCGGAGATGATGAGCATATACGAGATGGACTTGAACGCGGCGGATAACCCGGTACCGATCAAGACGAGCCTTAGCGGCGATACGCCCTCCTTCCAAGCCAGAATATAGAGCAGGAAGGTTACGGCAAACGCGCAGGCGATCGACATGAGCGGCATCCAATGAATCGATACCGTATCCGAGAACAGGAACATGAACAAGACGGCGCCTAGCGAGGCGCCCTCCGTTATGCCGGTCACGTCGGGCGAGGCGAGCGGATTGCGGACGATTCCCTGCAGAACGGCTCCCGCAACGGCCAGTGAAGCGCCGATAAGAACGGCAATGACGATGCGCGGGAGACGGAGCTGATTCACGATCACATCATTCATCGGACTGCCATGGCCAAACACTGCCCGAACGACATTGACCGGGGAGATATACTGGCTTCCGATGCCGGTGCTGACGATCATAATGAGTATCGTCGCCGCCAGCAGGGCAAGTGTGATCCACGCGTGCCGCTTCTCCAGCAGCAGTGACAGTTTGGCTTTATCGAAACGTAAGGATATGAATTTGCTCATGTAAGACGCTTTCCTTTCCGTGCGATGTAGACGAAGAATGGGACGCCGATCACGGCGGTCATGACGCCTACGGGAACTTCCTTGGGCATTGCGATATAACGCGAGCCGATATCCGCCGATACGAGCAGGATGGCCCCCAACAACGCGCTGTATGGCAGTACCCAGCGATTATCGATGCCGATCAAATAACGCACGATATGAGGAACGATGATGCCGACGAAAGCGATCGGGCCCGCTACCGCAACGGAGCCGCCGGCCAGCAGGATGACGGCTGCGGCTGCGATCCATTTGATGGTTGCGGTGCGCTGGCCGAGACCTTGCGCGACATCGTCCCCCATAGCCAAGACGTTGAGATGGCGGGAGACCAGCAGCGCCAGAACCATACCGGCAATCATATAAGGAATGGCCGTCACGAGCATGCCAAGATCCCGGCCCGCTACCGAACCGACAAGCCAGAAGAGCAGCTGGTCGAACATCTTGCCGTTGGACAGCATAATCCCCTGCGTCAAGGCGGAGAAGAAGGCGGTCATCGAAGCGCCGGCCAATGTAATCTTGATCGGGGTCATGCCGTCGCGTCCGATGCTGCCAAGCAGAAATACGATTCCGCCGCTGACGGCGGCTCCGATCAAGGCAGCGATGGAGTATGCCTGCAAGCCGCTGATGCCGAGCAGCACCGAAGCCATGATGATCGCGAAGGCGGCCCCGGAATTGACGCCGAACGTGCTTGGCGAAGCGATCGGATTACGTGTTATGACCTGCATAATCGCGCCGGCAACCGCGAGGCAGGCACCGACGGATGCCGCGATAAGCGCGCGGGGCAGTCGGGTCGTCTGAATCACGAGATGCTCTCGCGAGCCGTCATAATGAAAGAAGGAATCCCATACCGTCGGCAGGGGGATATCCGTCACGCCAAACACGATGCTGCAGACCATAGCGAGTACGAGTACGCATGTGGAGAGCAGAAGACCTAATAGTTTCATAATAGCCTGCCTTTGCAAGATGGACTGATTCCGTTCGAATAATAAGGAAAGTACGCTATGAATTTTAGAGGAATGAAGCGGGAGTGTCAATGATTTTGAGAATCGTTCTCATAATTTTCATTGACAGCTTCGGTGCCTATCACGTATAGTTTTTTAACGGAAGTGATAATTATTTTCAATTGACTACTTAAGAATCGGCACGATGCGGTCCGATCATTCGGGAGGAAGTTAAAGGTGAACACAGGAAAACGAAACAAACGAACGCTGACATGGGGCATGTTGGCTCTGGTGCTGGTTATGGTTTTGTCCGCTTGCGGCAACGGCAATGCGAATACCGATAAGTCGTCGAACGATAGCGGGAATACGGAGGGGAACGCGGCTAACGGCGGCCAGGAAGCCGCGGATAACGAGCAGGTGCGTACGGTCAAGCACGCTATGGGCACTACCGATATCAAGGGTACGCCGCAGCGCGTCGTCGTTCTGACGAACGAGGGCACGGAAGCGGTGCTCGCCTTGGGCGTGAAGCCGGTCGGCGCGGTGAAGTCTTGGACGGGCGACCCGTGGTACGATCACCTGAAGGCGGACATGGAAGGCGTGACGGAGCTGGGCGAAGAAGGCCAGCCGAATCTGGAGCTGATTGCCGGACTGAAGCCGGACCTGATCATCGCCAACAAGATGCGTCACGAGAAAATTTACGAAACGCTGAAGAGCATCGCCCCAACGGTGGAATCCGAGACGCTGCGCGGCGAATGGAAAATTAATTTCAAGCTGTATGCCGAGGCGCTGAACAAGCAAGCGGAGGGCGACGAGCTGATCGCCGCTTTCGACAAGCGGATCGAGGATTTCAAGACGAAGGCCGGCGACAAGCTGAAGGAGACGGTATCGGTCGTTCGCTTCATGGCTGACAAAACGCGCGTCTATCACACGGATACGTTCTCCGGCATCATCTTCGACCAAATCGGTATTGCGCGCAACCCGATGACGCTTAATGCCAAGGAGCAGTTCGTCGATGAAATTACGAAGGAGCGCCTGCCGGAAGCGGATGCGGACCGTCTGTTCTACTTCACTTACGATACAGGCGACGGCAAGGCGAACGAGACCGAGGAAGCATGGACAAGCGACCCGCTGTGGACCAGCCTCGGCGCCGTTAAGGCAGGCAAAGCCTACAAGGTCGACGACGCGATCTGGAATACGGCCGGCGGCATTAAAGCGGCCAATCTGATGCTCGACGAATTGTACGATATTTACGAAGTTCAGCAATAAGACCACCATTTCTTATATTGTTCATACAAAAAGACGCCTGCTCGTTTAACGAGCAGGCGTCTTTCGTATGAACGGGGAGCTGCCAAGAGCAGCCCGTACCGGTCAGCCATCTACGCGCGGCTGTAGCGAATGGCGAGCTCCGCCTCCAAAGATTCTCCGGCAGGAATCAGCTGCAGCTCTTCCTTGCGGTTCAGCTCCGCATTCAATGCCATCCATGGCTCGACGCAGATGAAGGGCTTGCCGTCCACCTGCCACAGCACGACATATTTGAACACGTCGCTGTATGTCATTTGCACGACGCCTTGCCCCTCAGGCCCTGGGAATGAGATCGCCCTCTCGGAGGCATCAAGCAGGGCAACGGATTCCTTCAGCCCTTCCAAGTCGATTTCGTCATGGATCGGTTTGATGACATGATCGTTATAGTCCAAGAACCGGGAAGCATCCGTTCCATACGCGATACGTTTGGAGCCTATGCGGAAATAGGGATGAAAACCGGCATAAATCGGCATGCTGCTCTCGGATCGATTCCGGTACGATTGCCGGATCTGCAGCGAGCCGTCCTTAAGGGCATAGGTGAAGAGCAGCTCGAAGTCGAATGGATATTCGATCCGGGTGTCTTCGCTGCTGCGCAGACGCAGTGTCAGAGCAGCCTCGCCCTCTTCGGACAGGGAGACGACCTCCCACGGCCGGTTGCGCGCGACGCCATGGTTGCGCATCGAATAGGTCACGCCGTCCCATTCGTAGCGTCCGTCCACCAGCTGGCCGGAGATAGGGAATAGGATGGGATTGCCGCCGCGTATATTCGCCTCCGGGTCGATGAACGTCGCTTCATCCAAATAGAACAGCTCCTCGCCGTTCAGACGGCAGCTGATCGCGATGGCGCCGCGTTCCGGACAGATGGTAACGGAGGAATCCGTCGCCGCTTCCGTTAATGTATAAAGGGTATACGTCGAATCGTGCTTAAGCACTTCATACTGCTTCATATCCTACCTCCAACGATGGTTGTCCATTTAGTTACTCAAGGCCAGCATATCATATTCGTCCGCAGCTCTAAAGTGCGGCCTGTGAACAACCGATGAAAGAGACAAAGGCAGAGGAGGACGTAAATACGATGGATATTCAAAGCATTGGCGCAATGGCTTCCGGCATGGCAATGGCGAATCTGAAGCAGGCGGCGGGTATTGCCGTTCTAGGCAAATCGCTGGATAACCTGCAGCTGCAGGGTCAAATGCTGGCACAGCTGATGGAGCAAAGCGTGCAGCCGCATCTCGGCGGGAATGTAGACATTCGTCTATAAAAAACGACTTTTTCGCTCTCACAGGAAGAGACCGCGTCTGGCATTGGTCAGACCCGATCTCTTTTTTGCGTGGATAGGAGGATTGGATAAAGCCCGGCAGCTCGAAAGCGGTGCGGATGATCGACTGCCGTTACTCGCTTTCACTGGTTCTCCACCCCTCCGGCCAATCGCGCATCCGCTGCAGCAGCAGCCCGTCGGAGGTGTCGTTCTCGCCGGTTACGAATTCGGCCATATAATACGAGAGATAGTCCCCATATCGGCTCTCTTGGTTCAGAAGCAGCTCGTCTACCCAATAAACGCCGGTATTGATTTCGTCAAGCAGCAGCGCGCATACTGCGCCGTAAACGCCGCACGCAACCTGCAAGTAGGTCGCATTCGTACCGTATACAGGGGCGACTTCATCGCTGCGCATAACGTTATACATATAGCGTTCCTTGTCGGGATAGACAAGCAGAACACCGACCAGATCAGCTCCGTCTAGCGGTGCATCGTTCGGATCGAGTAATTGATGCTTCCATGACCACAGCTCGTCGGAATCTTCTCTATGCTGACGAAGAATGGCGGTTACCGGGTTGCTCACCTTGTATAAAAATCCGGATTCTACGCCGAGGAGACGGCTGAGGGTCAAGGCTTCCTCATGGGGCATCAGGCAGCCGTGAAACAGATGGGCGCCCAGCTTGACCCGGAATCTGAGATCATAGACATGATTGTATAGAAATAACGGGACTCCGCCTGAGGCGAGCATCGGATAATTCAATAACGCTTCATCGAGAAAGCATTCGGGGGCCCATGTGCTGTAAATCGTCCGCTCTTCAGCAAGCTTAGGATCGGCATAGAAGGTATCGTCCGACTCGACAATATAACAGCCAATCGGTTGTTCGTCAGGGTACGCGTTCCTCAGCTTCAAGGCCATCCACTGGACGACCCCGGGATTCATACCGGAGCTGATTATAGCCTTCGCTCGCGTAAACCCGCCGCGCGCTTCTTCGAACCGGATGAAACGTTCGATCAGCGTAAATCCTTCGAGCTCCTGCATTTCATCGACTTCCTTATTCTCCAGCGCCGTATTGGCGTAGGCAATGCCCAGCTCGTCGCAGACCGACAAAACGGATACCGTATCGGCCCAGGATAAGTCAATGACAAGGCTGGCGCCGATTCGCTTCAATAATTTTTTCAGCAGACTTGTATCGTTCGCATCAAGAGTATGCAAGGACATGTCCCGGGACAGAAGAGGACAATGCTCGCGGTAGTAGGCTTTTGGGCGCTGCTTAAGGTCGACGCAATGGATGCGGCAATGGGCCAGATGCCTGTGCAGGGGACTGCTTGAATCGCCGGCCGAACGGTTCAGAAGCGCCAGAACGGCTTTCGCGACGCCGCCGCCGCTGCCCAGAAGCGCAATAGTGAGTCGCTGCTGGTTCATATAGATCACCCCATTCTTATGTTGGTATAACAGCATATGCAGAAGAGAGATGACTTGTCCGAGTCGAATAGCGGGGGGAGTTTGTCCATGACGGCAAGACAGCATATAGCGGTGGCGTGATCGCGATGAAGTGAAGGGAGGTTAGCGATGAAACTGACTGCGTTTACGGTGGGCTCCCCGCTCGCGCTGCACAATCACGGCCACTCCGTGGGCAGGGCCTCCGAGCAGGAGCCGGACACGCCGAGAGTGGGGGAAATGTAATTTTTTTCATCACTATATTGCATAAATGAATAGTAAGTCATATACTATAGCTGCAAGGTTCATTTTTTTTAACAAGCTATTCTGTATTGTTGAATACTAAACGATAGGGTATAGGGAGAGCTGCTTGATGAATGTGCAGTTTAAGAAAGGCGTGCTGGACTTATGCGTCCTGGCGTTAACGGCTTGGGAGGATCGATACGGGTATGAACTGGCTGTGGCGATTTCCTCCAAATTTGAAGTGGCTGTCGGCAGTGTTTATCCGCTGCTCAACAGGCTTACCTTGGAAGGCTACTTCTCAACTTATTTGCGTGAATCACCGGAGGGGCCTCCGCGCAAGTATTATAAGCTGACCCCGAAGGGGCATACGCATCTTATGGAGCTGGTTAGTGAATGGAATACGTTCACGCATGCGGTTAATGAATTGATTAAGGATGGTGTAGGAAAATGATCAAAGAGCAATACCTGCAGCAGCTGTGGAAGCATCTGGATAAGATCCCGGAGCCGAAGCGGCGGGAGATCATGTTCGATTATGAGGATCACTTTCGAATCGCAGCTGAGCTTGGACGCAGTGAGGAAGAGGCAGCCAGGGAGCTTGGCGATCCGCAGATGATCGCCAGAGAGATGCTTCTTGGCTACCGGGTTGAAGAAGCGGAGAACAGCGGCGGAGTCGTTCGTCTCTCGAAGGCTGTGCTCGCAACCGCCGGTCTAGGATTTTTCAACCTCGTCTTCGTACTCGGGCCTTATATCGCTCTCCTTAGCGTGCTGTTGTCGCTTTGGGTGGTTTCCGGAGCATGCGGCATCCTGGCAATCGGCGCGATGTACGAGGGATTTTTCGGGGATGCGGTAACGCGCATGCAAGCCTCATTTATCGCCATATCTGCGATAGGGGTCGGGATGCTGCTAGGTGCAGGCACGCATAAGCTGACGAGGGGCGTTTTCAAGATGACGTTGAAATATTTGCGGTTTAACACGAGAGTGATCATGAATAAGGAGAGAAATTAATGAGAAATTGGATCATCGTTGGATTGATACTTTTGGTTGTCGGATTAATCGGAGTAGGCGTAACGTTCAAAGGGACTAACTTCACGTTCAATACGGTCGATATTGAGAAGCAGCAGAAGGAGACGGAAGGCGAAGGCGTGGAGTTTGTCCGCATCGAGAACGAAAGTGCCGATGTCACGATCGTACCGAGCTCCTCCGGCAAGATCAAGGCGGAATTGAGCGGGAACGTGAGCCAGAAGTTTGTAGATAATATTAAACTGAGCCTCGATCGGGACGGAGATGAGGTGACGATCAAGGCGGAAGCGGGTTCGGGCTTCTCCTTCGGGATCAGCATTATGAACCTGGATCTGAAGATCGAGCTGCCCGAGCGGGCGTTCCGTGAGCTCGCGCTGAATTCGGGCAGCGGCAATATCGAAATGCGGGATATGCTGGCGGGTACAATGGTTATTGAGGCGAAGTCGGGCGATCTGAACTTGAAAGAATTGACCGGAGACGAGATGTCCATCTCAACTTCTTCCGGCAACATCACGCTCGGCAAGCTGACCGGGAAGCAAATCAAGCTTAAAGCAAGCTCGGGCGACATTGAACTGGATAAGTCGAAGGCGGATGAGCTGTCGGTCGATGTCGCCAGCGGCAATATCGAACTGATGGATGCCGATGCGAAGCTGAAGGCCGATACGAGCAGCGGCAATATTACGGTCAGTCTTGCAGCTATCGCGCATCCCATGACGCTGAGCACCGGAAGCGGCAATGTGACGATCGAGACCGATCGGCAGCCGGACTCCGCGCAGATCCGTTACAATTCGGGATCCGGCGATCTGAAGAACAGCTGGCGGGATAATCCGTCCTCTAGAGACGGGGACGACAACGAGACGATCGTATTCGGCGACGGCAAGACGATCGTCGAGGTAGAGACCGGATCCGGCAATCTATCGCTTGACCGGCGTTAATGCCGTCCGGAAACGACATATAGACAGAGGGTGCCAAACCTAATAACGGGTAGGCACCCTCTTTTTCGCGCAGATAGAACTTTGACCGTGTACCCAAATAATGCTTCATATTTCTTAGCAGTTCCTGTCGAATACGCTACTTTAGCACTAAATATTCCCTCTGCCTCCGCCGATAAAAAGAATGAGATTCGTCATACTTGCGTTGGTTGATGATCGATATGGTGTTGAATTGGTGTCAGTCATCTCAGATTCATATTTTCGAACAGGAGGAACTTCCATGCTGGGAAAAGGAAGGTCGCTGCTTGGACCGGTCCTGATAACGACATTGCCCATTATTGGCTACGAGCTGCTTCGCACCTCGCAGCAGGCTGACATCGCGGTTACTTCACCTACCGGCCATTTCTACCTTGTCAGTATCATTGCAGGGCTTGCCATAATGCTGGCGATCGCCGTCGGCATTACCGGCTATCGTCTGCGGAATATTAAAGTCGAATTTTTGGCTCTGGCCTACTTATCCCTTGCGGAGGTATTCGTGCTGCACGGCTTGGCTACGCCGGGATTACTGCTGCATACGGCCAGCTTGTCGGGAATCGCCGCGCAATTGAGCATCCTGCTTGCCGTGATGTGGTTGTGCTTGTCGGCTGCGTCGACGGATCACCCGATCGTGCGGATTTTGGCGCGGCGGAGGAAGTGGCTTATGCCTGCGTGGGGCCTTCTTCTCGCATTGTTCTGCATAGCCGCCTTCAGCCGTCCGGATCTCGTTCACTCGCTTCCGATCAATCGCGCTCCCTATGTATGGATTGCCGCAGGTTTGACCACCGCAGCCTGCCTATGGACGATGTACCGCTATTGGCATTCGTACCGGGCTGCGAAATTCCCGCTGCAGCAAGCGATCGTATACAGCACAGGGTGGCTGATTGCCTCTCAATATATTATGGTGACAGGTACGGCCTGGAAACTCAGCTGGTGGCTGTACCACGGTCTTCTTCTTGGATCGATGATTATGATGATCGGCGGGCTGATTCGTCAGTATTTCTCGCAAGGCTCCTTCCGCTCCTCCTTCAAGGTGCTGTTCCAGTCCGATCCCCGCGCTTGGCTGGAAGCCTGCATGACGCCAAGCGTGCGCGCGCTAATTATGGCGACGGAAATTCGCGATGCCTATACGGCCGGTCATAATATGCGCGTTGCCTTGTATGCGCTGCGGCTGGGAGAAGAGATGATGCTTTCAACCGACCAGCTCCGCGCCATTGCCCAGGGAGGCGTCGTGCACGATGTCGGGAAGCTCAAGGTGCCGGATTCCATTCTGAACAAACCCGGCAAGCTTAATCCGGATGAACGAAGCACGATCGAGCGGCATCCTGTATGGGGCTACGATATGTGCAAACGGCTCGGCTTTTTCTACGACGAGCTCTCCATTATCCGTTCTCATCATGAGAAATGGGACGGAACAGGGTATCCCGATCGGCTGGCAGGATCGAACATCCCGCTGCTCGCCCGAATTACCGCCTTGGCCGACGTGTACGATGCGCTAACTTCTTCGAGATCCTACCGGAAGGCCATGTCGCACGAAGAAGCGATGGTCATTATTGTCAGCGGCAGCGGCGTGCATTTCGACCCTGCATGCGTAGAAGCTTGGGAACGGCTGGCGCAGGACGATTCGTCGTTCCTTCTCGAGACCGCGGCCAGCGACCGGCACTTCAAGCTCGTCGATCCCGCCCCCAACATTCAAACCGGCTAACTCTCCGATATCCGGGGCGCGACTACGGCCATTGGGGCTGTAAAGATGAAGTAATGTTGCACGTTATACAATACCCTCTGCCCTCTACATCAGCATTAATCGCACATGTTCTACTGTCAAACCGGATCCCGAAACTAAGCGTTACCTCATAGTGGATAGCTATTATTAGGGAGGTAAATGCTGATGAGAAGGTTTACGAGTTTACTGGCAGGAAATGTATTATGCGCTTCACTGCTGATGCCGACTAAATAAAGCAGTCTCTCGTCCGACGGACGTGAGGCTGCTTTTTTGCTAGATCAGAAAAGTTGCGTCGGTCAGGTGGCACTTGTCTGAGCTCGTTCATGTTTTATTTCCAGATATCCTGCCCCTTGACGTTCAGCTCGGTGGCGATCAGATCGGCTGTAAGCTGATGGGGCTTGCCTATCTTTCCGTTACGCAGCTTGGAGATCGTCTGAACCGAGATGCCGGTCGCTTGAGACAGCTGCTGGGCCGACATGCTGCAGCGGGCCATCAGCACCTTCAGCTTGACGGAGGGATCTACCGGATCGGAACAGGTGCGCAGATCTGTCACGACAAAGCCGTTGTTCTTCAGGCTCTCGTCGCCATTGTAGAAGGGCGAGAGGATAAGCGTCACCTCCAGGTAGACCAGATCGGCGAGCTTCCTCGTGCGAAACATGAACTGCTGCGGCTGGCGCAAGCTAAGGTATTGCTTGATCGCCTCCTTGATATACGTCAGATCGTCTTCATGGACGATCTTGAAGATCGACTGGTACTGAACCGTAAAGTCCGAATCAAACAGAGGCATCGGGTAATTCTCTTCGATATGTTGAATAATGAACTGATTATCGACAATGCCGGACAGCAGCACGCTGCCCGTTCTGACCTTTTCGTCGATCCACATCCTGGCTGTTATATCCTCCGCGATCAATAGGCGGGTAGGGAGATCGTAGCTTTGTACCGACCGGCAGGTTAGCCGGACATACAGCGTCCGATCAT carries:
- a CDS encoding helix-turn-helix domain-containing protein produces the protein MTALSNAFETIFHSFNVPMAVIIEYGQEQRFDKVNAAFLQLAGYSKQELFQLPPSRLFHGWESTCNNDGISSPHVLVTKYDRTLYVRLTCRSVQSYDLPTRLLIAEDITARMWIDEKVRTGSVLLSGIVDNQFIIQHIEENYPMPLFDSDFTVQYQSIFKIVHEDDLTYIKEAIKQYLSLRQPQQFMFRTRKLADLVYLEVTLILSPFYNGDESLKNNGFVVTDLRTCSDPVDPSVKLKVLMARCSMSAQQLSQATGISVQTISKLRNGKIGKPHQLTADLIATELNVKGQDIWK